The Fundidesulfovibrio magnetotacticus genome has a window encoding:
- a CDS encoding glycosyltransferase family 4 protein, giving the protein MTMRSLLVLDQWASPDATVGTSKNWLYEGLGRRFKMRLLNADGANVQTSRRLSSLSRALLTNPLHWREAYHHELEWESKRPASFQKRTTRFQRALNRLNGPVDAVLQIGCLFGPVCRTDALHASYHDQTVAMVERGWRAWLPPEFHHMRDRWMELERNALESRDLILTYSEAAKRSMIHDYGIDECKVHVAPTACKIVYPEEAAARSPRPGRIVFASTDFLRKGGDIVLKGFQIMRRSKPELELVLVGGAVNVSLPEGARNLGMVPHESLVKLFLNSSLILHPARHDAFPNVLKEAIACGLPAVASDSAGIPEIIHHGRTGIVLNQPTPESLADASLELLTDTDRLDGMREACIKDRELFHPDSCVERICSILDRSLDVRSKDISI; this is encoded by the coding sequence ATGACGATGCGATCCCTGCTCGTACTCGATCAATGGGCAAGCCCGGACGCCACTGTAGGCACCAGCAAAAACTGGCTTTACGAAGGGCTAGGTCGGCGATTCAAAATGCGCTTGCTCAACGCCGACGGCGCCAATGTGCAGACCTCCAGGCGACTTTCCAGCCTTTCACGGGCGCTGCTGACCAACCCTTTGCATTGGAGGGAAGCCTACCACCACGAATTGGAATGGGAATCCAAAAGGCCAGCCTCCTTTCAAAAACGCACAACCCGCTTCCAACGCGCCTTGAACCGGCTCAACGGTCCTGTCGACGCCGTGCTTCAGATCGGCTGCCTGTTCGGCCCAGTGTGCAGGACGGACGCATTGCACGCATCCTACCACGACCAGACGGTAGCAATGGTGGAGCGTGGTTGGCGAGCTTGGCTTCCGCCTGAATTCCATCACATGAGGGATCGCTGGATGGAACTTGAGCGCAACGCCCTGGAATCACGCGACCTGATCCTGACATATAGTGAGGCGGCCAAACGTTCCATGATACATGACTATGGAATAGACGAGTGCAAGGTGCACGTCGCCCCCACTGCCTGCAAGATCGTCTACCCCGAGGAAGCGGCGGCGCGGTCTCCCAGACCTGGCCGCATAGTCTTTGCCAGCACTGATTTTCTTCGCAAGGGCGGAGACATCGTCTTGAAGGGCTTCCAGATCATGCGCCGCTCCAAGCCGGAATTGGAACTCGTACTGGTGGGGGGGGCGGTCAACGTCTCATTGCCCGAAGGCGCAAGGAATCTCGGGATGGTCCCCCACGAGTCGCTGGTCAAACTGTTTCTCAACAGTTCATTGATCCTACATCCGGCCAGACACGATGCCTTCCCCAATGTCCTCAAGGAAGCGATTGCCTGCGGATTGCCAGCTGTGGCCTCGGACTCGGCCGGAATCCCCGAGATCATCCATCACGGCAGGACCGGCATTGTATTGAATCAACCAACTCCCGAGTCCCTTGCTGACGCTTCCCTGGAACTCCTTACCGACACTGATCGACTTGATGGCATGCGCGAGGCATGCATAAAGG